Proteins from one Mobula birostris isolate sMobBir1 chromosome 10, sMobBir1.hap1, whole genome shotgun sequence genomic window:
- the LOC140203820 gene encoding uncharacterized protein, with product MAGAGSRLGKPKKAHGKSAPAASSEKAAVAAQAKAGRSPGESGPSRIKAGPSPGEVGPLRGKVGQSPPPKKAQPPPPTKVEGADKAELPQAKAKQQKAAEKKESEAEKSSAGGLPLKTISSKTQLTKSIKEAGERLVVIFFSGSWCETCQGLKPAMKELAQLNNVVIFYEVNVDDSEDTAEACDIVHIPTFQFYKQGKKVAEVLDDSMDSVEEKIKELK from the coding sequence ATGGCGGGGGCTGGCAGCAGGCTGGGTAAGCCCAAGAAGGCGCACGGGAAAAGCGCGCCGGCGGCATCGTCCGAGAAGGCGGCAGTAGCCGCCCAGGCTAAGGCGGGACGCTCGCCTGGAGAGTCGGGACCTTCGCGGATCAAAGCCGGGCCATCCCCGGGCGAGGTGGGGCCTCTCCGGGGCAAGGTCGGGCAATCGCCGCCGCCCAAGAAGGCGCAGCCGCCACCGCCGACCAAGGTTGAGGGCGCGGACAAGGCGGAACTACCGCAGGCGAAGGCCAAGCAGCAGAAGGCGGCGGAGAAGAAGGAGTCAGAGGCGGAGAAATCGTCGGCAGGGGGGTTGCCTCTCAAAACCATCAGCAGCAAAACCCAACTGACCAAGTCCATCAAAGAGGCCGGCGAGCGGCTGGTGGTCATCTTCTTTTCGGGCAGCTGGTGTGAAACGTGTCAGGGGCTCAAGCCAGCCATGAAGGAGCTCGCCCAGCTCAATAACGTGGTGATATTTTACGAGGTGAATGTGGACGACTCGGAGGACACGGCGGAAGCCTGCGACATCGTGCACATCCCAACCTTCCAGTTCTACAAACAGGGCAAGAAAGTAGCCGAGGTCCTGGACGACAGTATGGATTCGGTAGAGGAGAAAATAAAAGAATTGAAGTAG